The sequence below is a genomic window from Oscillatoria salina IIICB1.
TAGTGATTACAAGTTATTTGTTAGCTACAAGCAGCGATAACTAACTACCAAAGACAAATAAAGGTTGAGTATCAAACCAGACTTCTTTAGGAAAAGGAAATTCCGGATAGCCTACCCTTAACAAACATAAACCTTTGGCGGGGGCAGCATACTTAACTTCTTCGCGTCTTTGATTCCGCCAAATCTCGGTAAACTCCAAGAGCGATCGCTTCGAGGAACCTACTTCGACGAGCATTCCTACTAGCAGTCTTACCATCCCGTACAAAAATCCATTTGCTTGAATTTCAATATTCAGAAATGCTCCTCGGCGATAGCATTCTGCGGCTTGGATTTCCACCCAAGAATGGCGGCGAGCCGAGCCAGCCCGATGAAATGCTGCGAGGTGGTGTTTTCCGAGCAAAGGAGTTAAAGCTGCTTGGATGGAAGACTCTTCCAGAGGCGCTAGATAATAATGCCAACTAAACGGCGTTACA
It includes:
- the truA gene encoding tRNA pseudouridine(38-40) synthase TruA; translated protein: MKNDNLHSQPERQRIALVIQYLGTNFHGWQRQPNHRTVQEEIETALAKILGHPVTLHGAGRTDSGVHAAAQVAHFEHQSPIPPERWEKVLNSWLPDDILIRGSAAVAPDWHARFSASWRRYRYTIYTEGRSNLFVTPFSWHYYLAPLEESSIQAALTPLLGKHHLAAFHRAGSARRHSWVEIQAAECYRRGAFLNIEIQANGFLYGMVRLLVGMLVEVGSSKRSLLEFTEIWRNQRREEVKYAAPAKGLCLLRVGYPEFPFPKEVWFDTQPLFVFGS